Proteins found in one Miscanthus floridulus cultivar M001 chromosome 4, ASM1932011v1, whole genome shotgun sequence genomic segment:
- the LOC136552354 gene encoding uncharacterized protein: MKKLLALFFRSIMDPNMKKLQEALVDIETDAEQVLLARHQLVENDKIRNANREALTALRKQARTTKSSVPSPFEVIMKEMEGNSGKQLIKEICPTCGDHDPKEHTWLMFPGSDVFARVPFHVAHTVLEKDQERLDFDTKKLQSFVKEKSLVISEKGALAGRFGADTVKSLVSLTDTPKLTREGAEVKYQLG, translated from the exons ATGAAAAAATTATTGGCATTATTTTTCAGATCTATAATGGATCCCAACATGAAGAAGCTTCAAGAGGCTCTGGTTGACATTGAGACTGATGCGGAACAAGTTCTTCTAGCTAGGCATCAG TTGGTGGAAAATGATAAGATAAGAAATGCAAACAGGGAGGCCCTGACAGCCCTCCGGAAACAAGCTAGGACAACCAAAAGCAGTGTGCCATCTCCCTTTGAGGTCATAATGAAAGAGATGGAAGGAAACTCTGGCAAGCAGCTGATAAAGGAGATATGCCCAACTTGTGGAGACCACGACCCCAAAGAACATACTTGGCTAATGTTTCCTGGATCTGATGTTTTTGCTCGTGTTCCATTTCACGTGGCACACACTGTTCTGGAGAAAG ACCAAGAACGCCTTGATTTCGATACCAAGAAACTGCAAAGCTTTGTGAAGGAGAAATCACTTGTGATCTCTGAGAAAGGTGCCCTAGCAGGAAGATTTGGCGCTGACACTGTGAAATCCTTGGTCAGCCTTACAGACACACCTAAGTTGACACGGGAGGGAGCAGAAGTGAAGTATCAGTTGGGTTAA
- the LOC136552356 gene encoding uncharacterized protein, with product MDPNMKKLQEALVDIETDAEQVLLARHQLVENDKIRNANREALTALRKQARTTKSSVPSPFEVIMKEMEGNSGKQLIKEICPTCGDHDPKEHTWLMFPGSDVFARVPFHVAHTVLEKDQERLDFDTKKLQSFVKEKSLVISEKGALAGRFGADTVKSLVSLTDTPKLTREGAEVKYQLG from the exons ATGGATCCCAACATGAAGAAGCTTCAAGAGGCTCTGGTTGACATTGAGACTGATGCGGAACAAGTTCTTCTAGCTAGGCATCAG TTGGTGGAAAATGATAAGATAAGAAATGCAAACAGGGAGGCCCTGACAGCCCTCCGGAAACAAGCTAGGACAACCAAAAGCAGTGTGCCATCTCCCTTTGAGGTCATAATGAAAGAGATGGAAGGAAACTCTGGCAAGCAGCTGATAAAGGAGATATGCCCAACTTGTGGAGACCACGACCCCAAAGAACATACTTGGCTAATGTTTCCTGGATCTGATGTTTTTGCTCGTGTTCCATTTCACGTGGCACACACTGTTCTGGAGAAAG ACCAAGAACGCCTTGATTTCGATACCAAGAAACTGCAAAGCTTTGTGAAGGAGAAATCACTTGTGATCTCTGAGAAAGGTGCCCTAGCAGGAAGATTTGGCGCTGACACTGTGAAATCCTTGGTCAGCCTTACAGACACACCTAAGTTGACACGGGAGGGAGCAGAAGTGAAGTATCAGTTGGGTTAA